A single genomic interval of Coturnix japonica isolate 7356 chromosome 14, Coturnix japonica 2.1, whole genome shotgun sequence harbors:
- the GPR139 gene encoding probable G-protein coupled receptor 139 isoform X2: MEDFILNKQMPQVLDKIIEVLEFSSIHTSIWITVPLTIDRYIAVCHPLKYHTVSYPARTRKVIVSVYITCFLTSIPYYWWPNIWIEDYISTSMHHVLIWIHCFTVYLVPCSIFFILNSIIVYKLRRKSNFRLRGYSTGKTTAILFTITSIFAILWAPRIIMILYHLYVSPINNSWVVHIVSDIANMLALLNTAINFFLYCFISKRFRTMAAATLKAFFKCQKQPVQFYTNHNFSITSSPWISPANSHCIKMLVYQYDKNGKPIKISP, from the coding sequence ATGGAAGATTTCATCTTAAATAAACAGATGCCTCAGGTACTGGACAAAATAATTGAGGTCTTGGAATTTTCTTCCATCCACACATCCATATGGATTACGGTTCCACTAACAATCGACAGATACATAGCTGTGTGCCATCCACTGAAGTATCATACAGTCTCCTATCCTGCTCGTACTCGAAAAGTCATTGTAAGTGTTTACATCACCTGCTTTTTGACCAGCATTCCCTACTACTGGTGGCCCAATATCTGGATTGAAGACTACATAAGCACGTCAATGCATCACGTCCTCATCTGGATCCACTGCTTTACTGTTTACCTAGTGCCCTGTTCCATCTTCTTCATCCTTAATTCGATCATTGTGTACAAGCTGCGACGAAAGAGCAATTTCCGACTGCGAGGGTACtccacaggaaaaacaacagccaTTTTGTTTACTATAACTTCTATTTTTGCCATTCTCTGGGCACCAAGAATAATTATGATACTGTATCACCTCTACGTATCGCCAATAAACAACAGCTGGGTGGTACATATCGTGTCAGACATTGCCAATATGCTAGCATTGCTGAACACTGcaattaatttcttcctctaCTGTTTTATTAGCAAAAGATTTCGCACAATGGCAGCTGCCACGCTGAAAGCCTTCTTTAAGTGTCAGAAGCAACCTGTGCAATTCTATACAAACCATAACTTTTCAATAACAAGCAGCCCTTGGATTTCCCCAGCCAACTCACATTGCATCAAAATGCTTGTTTACCAGTATGATAAGAATGGAAAGCCTATAAAAATATCACCATGA